A single region of the Dromaius novaehollandiae isolate bDroNov1 chromosome 27, bDroNov1.hap1, whole genome shotgun sequence genome encodes:
- the BTG2 gene encoding protein BTG2 — protein sequence MSQSQRRSGPRADMAPEIAAAVGFVSSLLRTRGCVSEQQLQVFSGALREALAEHYKHHWFPEKPFKGSGYRCIRINHKMDPIISKAASQIGLSLPQLYQLLPSELTLWVDPYEVSYRIGEDGSICVLYEAAAAKPVSSYGMLTCKNQMMLGRTSPSKNYIMTVSS from the exons ATGAGCCAGAGCCAGCGCCGCAGCGGCCCGCGGGCGGACATGGCCCCCGAGATCGCCGCCGCCGTGGGCTTCGTCTCCAGCCTGCTGCGGACGCGGGGCTGCGTCagcgagcagcagctgcaggtgtTCAGCGGGGCGCTGCGGGAGGCGCTCGCAG AGCACTACAAACATCACTGGTTCCCCGAGAAACCGTTCAAAGGCTCCGGGTATCGCTGCATCCGGATCAATCACAAAATGGACCCCATTATCAGCAAGGCAGCTAGCCAGATCGGACTCAGCCTCCCGCAGCTCTACCAGCTCCTGCCCAGCGAGCTCACGCTCTGGGTGGACCCCTACGAGGTCTCTTACCGCATCGGCGAGGACGGCTCCATCTGCGTCTTGTACGAGGCGGCTGCAGCGAAGCCCGTGAGCTCCTATGGGATGCTTACCTGCAAGAACCAGATGATGCTAGGTCGCACCAGCCCTTCCAAAAACTACATCATGACTGTCTCCAGCTAA